The Camelus dromedarius isolate mCamDro1 chromosome 1, mCamDro1.pat, whole genome shotgun sequence genome has a window encoding:
- the CXCL13 gene encoding C-X-C motif chemokine 13: MRFTLGFLLLLLLVCSLSPVHGVLETLNTDLKCRCMRETIKSYPIRFIQKLQISPPGNGCPKKEIIAWTKSKSIVCLDPKAKWIQTLIWRMLQRRNASSTSPVPVVKKRAT; the protein is encoded by the exons ATGAGGTTCACCCTGGGATTTCTGCTTCTCCTGCTGCTGGTCTGCAGCCTCTCTCCAGTCCATG GTGTTTTGGAGACCCTTAACACAGACTTAAAGTGTAGATGCATGCGAGAGACCATTAAATCCTACCCTATCCGCTTCATCCAAAAGCTTCAAATCTCACCCCCTGGGAACGGAtgtccaaaaaaagaaataat agcctggACAAAGTCTAAGTCAATTGTCTGCTTGGATCCTAAAGCCAAATGGATACAGACACTAATATGGAGAATGTTACAGAG AAGAAATGCTTCCTCAACTTCACCAGTTCCAGTGGTTAAGAAAAGGGCTACCTGA